Proteins from one Oryza sativa Japonica Group chromosome 12, ASM3414082v1 genomic window:
- the LOC4352840 gene encoding uncharacterized protein, with the protein MSVFCRPFQRPVNRRLAFNPINPATPIDQHFVSSSDGPTVPGVQSLPAVRGKGAGPDDFSSSYRCVQRCISPQVNARHCDVRIARNNGMSTTIGASPSSHIAQNDTSLHRVNTCQRSRVGRSRADGNFVPLLASRHRPDHDAARYSGSTSTVHVPK; encoded by the exons ATGTCAGTGTTTTGTCGTCCATTTCAACGACCCGTTAACAGGAGGCTTGCATTTAACCCTATCAATCCTGCTACTCCAATAGATCAACATTTTGTCTCCTCATCAGATGGCCCAACAGTGCCAGGTGTTCAGTCCCTTCCTGCAGTGCGCGGTAAAG GAGCTGGACCTGATGATTTCTCATCTTCATATCGATGTGTTCAACGATGTATTTCCCCACAAGTTAATGCCAGGCATTGTGATGTGCGGATAGCCAGGAATAATGGGATGAGTACTACTATTGGCGCTTCTCCTTCATCTCACATTGCCCAAAATGACACCTCCTTGCATAGGGTGAATACATGTCAACGAAGCCGTGTAGGGCGGTCCAGAGCTGATG GAAATTTTGTACCCCTTCTTGCCAGTCGACATCGCC CTGATCATGATGCTGCTCGATATTCAGGCTCAACCTCCACAGTTCATGTTCCGAAGTAA
- the LOC136354615 gene encoding uncharacterized protein, whose product MCEGLNLEIRFASVAHPQSNGAAERTNGKILEALKKRLEGAVKGKWPEELLSVLWALRTTPTRPTKFSSFMLLYGDEAMTPAELGANSPRVMFSRGEEGCEVSLELLEGVRVEALEHMHKYATSTSAAYNKKVRPTELMPGHLVLRKKANPVAVGKLESKWEGPYIIKHKSTTGSFRLATLKGEEFDHSWNVASLKRFYV is encoded by the coding sequence atgtgcgaagggcttaacctggaaatcaggttcgcGTCGGTCGCGCACCCAcagtcaaatggggcggccgaacgtacaaatggcaagatcctagaagcactaaagaaaagacTTGAGGGGGCGGTGAAAGGCAAATGGCCAGAAGAATTGTTATCGGTCCTTtgggcccttcggacgacccccacaagaccaaccaagtttagctcatttatgcttctttatggcgatgaggcaatgaccccagcggagctaggggctaactcaccaagggttATGTTCTCTAGGGGCGAAGAGGGGTGCGAGGTATCGCTCGAACTCTTGGAAGGTGTAAGGGTCGAAGCGCTCGAGCATATGCACAAGTACGCCACAAGCACTTCGGCAGcttacaacaaaaaagtccGACCCACGGAGCTAATGCCTGGTCATCTCGTCCTAAGGAAAAAGGCGAACCCAGTAGCGgttggcaagcttgaatcaaagtgggaaggaccatacatCATCAAACACAAGTCCACGACGGGATCTTTTCGCCTAGCGACACTCAAAGGCGaggagttcgaccattcctggaacgTCGCCTCCCTCAAGCGCTTCTATGTCTAG